One Drosophila gunungcola strain Sukarami chromosome 2R unlocalized genomic scaffold, Dgunungcola_SK_2 000004F, whole genome shotgun sequence genomic window, CTCTAACTAACTCCTATAGGTTACATTctcaaaaacatatttgattATTTACGGTTCCTGTTTTGTATTAAGGCCATTCATTGTTTGCTCTCTTAATTGACTGTTTTTGGCCACTATTAGATTCGGTTGCCTCGGCTGCTTACCCGCAACGCGTGCGCAGAGCGGCGCTCGAAAGTGACCAGAAGCGCCCGAAACTATCCATCATCAGTGGGCCGTCCGGtgggtgggtgtgggtgtCGGTGGTGGCTGCCACAACCCCCACATGCCCCCAAAACAGCGAGACGCTCTAATGAGTCACGTTGCCAGCTGCCAACTGTTGAGGGGCGGCGTGACATACAAAAAGGCGTCTTCTGCTCCTCCTGTCCTGGGTGTCCTGAATTGACAAATTTCCTTTCACACAAATCTAAAATTATGCCAGAGATGCACAACTAAAATAGTGGCAACTTTTCTGCGTCGTTCACGGTCGTCGAGCCTGAAACAACCAGGCAGACGTGCTCTTGAGCTCGCGCGACACTCAAGGTACTGGTAACAACTACGGGCACAACTATTACTGTTAAGCCGCCGACGTTGCGCGGATTTCAAGACGCTCGAACGCCGACGAAGCCGTCAACAAACAGTTGGCACGGCCAAAAACACACTTggagcgaaagagagagaagGTGGTGCACTCAGAAAAACTGAAACCACCCTTTTGAAagtcaaaacaaatatttactcTGATAAAATAACGGCTACAAAGactattaaattcaaattattatattatatacaacgaatattaaattgcatgaaaaaaaatcaaatttattttaaattaagttacgTTCCAAACAGTAGTCCCCAATCTACTTCCGTATTTTTAAGATGGGAAATGGGCCCATGGTCTAATATAAATTACTATTGCTTCATTAGATATATAGATTTGTACTACTTTGCATATCATTTCATTTGTTAATCTTAAATGGCACGTTTGCTGATAAAAGCTATTGAGACTATTGAGCCATTGAAAAAACTTTGTTACAATTTTTCTATGTGCACAaaaacccagaaaaaaaagagcggGGCTGTAAAAATGGCGTGCAACTATTTACATATGTTCTTGAAACCGCCGGGCGACTGTGCCTGCGATTGTATGCACCTGGCAAAGGCACGGGTATTGCTATATGTACCTATAGTTATAGCTAAACCAGAGCCAGTCCACACTGCCGCTCCCAAATATTGGGAACTCTCCTTAGGCACCGTGCATATGcccatttaaatgtttgcacaGGCAAGAGCGccataaattaaaagcaaatttgccaaaataatTCGTGAATTTCAATTGGATACTAACGGCTGGCAATTAGGATGATAATTGCATGCGGGTGCTATAAAACGTGGCCGATATGCAAATTAATACATTTCATTGGcggaacatttttaaaattatttctataTTGTGGCTTAATTTGGGGGCCAGCGGATATGTTAAAATGTATGATAAATGGGgcacattaaaaacaataggCCATAGGGCAAACAAATTGTGGTTTCACATTACAAATAattactaaattaaattattttttaaatttattgcagaCCAATAACTtggttattattaattattttgataaaatgctaaaaaaacaatatatctcccgtatgaatattatatttattattagagTTTTATACACTTCCTTGCTTTCTAAATTCCTTATTGCATTGAAATAGAccattttaaaaccatttccttcgcataaaatttaatatatgcaATAGTTTAAAACGATCGTTTTCCACAGCATAATTGCATTCATTTTCAACGCatcacgcatacgcagcgtgtGCCGTGCAGCATGTTGCATGCTCAATATGCGCGGCATGGACTGTTGCTACTGAGTCgcattattatttatggccGTATGCCGTGAAAAATGTCAGTTGGCGACAAGTGTTGTTCAAATGGCATGCATGGttgccacaacaacaacaatagcaacaacattACAGTAGTATCTACAACAACAGCAGTAATGACAACCCATACGGGCATACAAAAGCATTTGGCGCTCAATTTGACATGAAACGTGCAGGAATAGAGGGAAAACTTGGGGCGACTGAAAGAGATACAAAAGGAAGCTCAATACAAATAGCCGTGCTTGGCCTTTGTCGTTGACGTATCCTTTTTCCAACCCACCCACATTTCCCCACCCCCCCCACCAACAAAAATGAGAAGGAAAGCCACAGAAAAATGGGCAACGCAACTTGTAACAGGCAACCAGCAACAGAAACCAGTAAAAACCAACGAGacgcagcagcggcagaagcAGCAGAAAACACGAAGTGCAGAGCCCAAACCGAAGGCTGGTGCTCACTCGGTTACCAAGGCAACTTCGTCGGGCTCACAACAAAAGGATAAGCCAAGCCAAAGTCCTCGTAACAGGACGACCAGACCAGCCAGCAAACTAGTCAGCAAGTCAAGCCGGAGCTCAGTTGCAGCAGCGCAACGCATTTGCCCAGACGCACAACTCGCGATTCGCGGCCAAAACTTAGAGTTACGGAAATAGACTTGCCTTGGCCATCGATCGTTATACTAGCTACACTTGGAAAAAAACGCAGCTAATCCTTAATTGAGAGAATAAAAATGCATATCAAGTTCTCATAATCAGTCAGTGTTGTCTTCTTGTGCTTTATAACGAAAAATCATTGAGTTATAGGTATATACAAAATCACTAAAAATGTGTTGTAAAGTGCCcgtaaaaattaacaaataaacaagtttCATGAgaataatattcaaaaatcaaaattttaaaaataatataataaaattatataaactaCTTGTGAACATTCCTCTACTATCTTATGTTCCGAAACATAATgtttatacaatatttttaaaatatttttggcaacaaatgttttaaaggtTGAAAAAGCTTATTGggacttaaaaataaatgtttttcgtGTAGTGTGACAGCTAGTAATGGTCGTGcagtgttgctgttgccttcGGGTCGTCGCTCGCGAGGGCTAGCTCCTGGCAGTCGCTGTTCGTCCTTGCTGCGGTCTAGTGCCTTTAGCTTTCGCTACTAGCTGCCAGCTTCTAGCCAGGCTAAATGCGACGCCTTTGTTCGGTCGGCGGAGAAGTGTGCGTGTTAATGGAAATGTAATGAGTGCGCTGTGCTAATCGTTATGCAATCGTCTCACTTCGATTTCCAGCCGCAGTGAAATGTCTCTAAAACGTTATGCAACTCTGCTGGCCTTTGGTCAAAACCAAAATCCAAGTCAAAATCACACAACAACATCGTCATTGGTGGTGGCCACAACGGAGGGCAttccatcatcatcatcgtatGGAAGTTTTAACAGCGAGGAGCTGGTGTCCCAATCCCAGGAGCATATGTCATCCTCGTCCTCGATTTCGACGCACACCACCTACTACACCGGCGGATTGGGGCAGTATCATCAGCAGCGCGGTGGATCCGGATCTGTCATCTCCGGTGTTGGCGGCGGTGGAGGACCTGGTGGACCCCAGACGTATGCAAATGTAGTCAACGGCAATGTGAATCTGCTGCTCGGCGGGTAAGTGTGACAGCTGGAACAACTGACTGATAGCAAGCCAAGTTCAAGAGATGGAAATGCGAAAGAGTGGCACACATCATTTCTGCAACTTTTGCCAAATAGCTGAGCATTCCCCACAATCACTTgccaattaattaattagagTTTGCCCACAagttttgaacaaaaaaactaTTGAAACACTggaacaaaaccaaaaacccttCAAATACTTACATTCCTAAAAAGCTCTTTTAAGAACGTCACTTTAACATATTAGGTAATTCATGAAAAATCTAGTTATCATGGCTGGCATTCTTGGTAACAATTAGCTTATTCTCATAAGTGAGtgtcattaaataataaaagttaacCAAAAAGTTTAACTGGGAaaacagacacacacacacacatgtttCCAGGCAACCGCAAAGTCAATTATTTGAATGTTTATAGCAGGTCGTAAATTTCAGTAAAATGCTTGCAGTAATTGCCCTATTTGTAGACACTTTTAAGAAGGATATTACGAGCTGCTTTCATAGATCATAATGCCTGGCACCAGTTGATTTATGGGTAGAAGCTGCAAATTAATATACATCAACATTTTTGCCGCCTGCAAGCGAAGATGGCAGGCAtccgtttttcttttttgactgaaaataaaaattataattgcgCCAAGCCATAAGCATCAGTTCttgttaataaaatgtattttcgtGTGCAACCCgagctttttttgtttgagaaCAACAATGccataacaaaaacaatggcATTTTGTTAACAcagttttatagtttttttttttttttttttgatgtcAGCAAACATCATGCGCCACACAAGCcgaaaaactttattttaactaCGTTTTTATCGATTGTCTTGGGCAATTCATTGAAAATAGCTCgaataaaaaatggtttggGGGGAAAACGCTCCACATGGCCCGCCGTTGTCTCTGTTTCGCTTTCGCGGAGTGGGAAGGTTGGAAAAACTGGGCCCGAAAGAGGGCTCTAATGAACTGTTGACATGCGAGAAATTGCGTGAGCCGGGGAAAAtgaaaagctaaaaaaaacaaaggatGAGCGAGGAGAAGGAGATAAAAAAGCTGGACGGACAAGTGGAACACAATGTTGCATTCGAAAGTAGATTAAGTGACGTCATGGAAATGCCTTGACATACGAAAACGACACGAAGCGGTATTCGACTAAATAAACCAGTGAGTTCAATAGCTGGACGACAGCGCTAAAAGCAAAGTTTGATAGCTGGCAATCAAAATGATAGTTGTGGCAAATGAAACGCATTgacaaatttagaaaattgaTTTGGCTACACCATTTAAAGACTTTTTAGATAGAAATTCCATATATAGGAAATAggtttagaaaaaaaagaaatataaatatgctaTAAGTTAGATACGAGTTTAGGTCTAATCAATAGGtgctcaaaaaataaatgaagttatatttataaacttttatattatttatttatgttttcaaatgctggatttaattttttttccagtcTGTGTTATTTTGTGGGACAAGTGTTTTCGGAGCCAAGGGTGGTTAAATGTAGTCTAAACTTATAAGAtcaatacatttaataaaagtacCCAACTCAAATAACAATTTGTGTAAGCAAAAAccaatagtaaataaaataagactTACTTACACCTACCACACCTACACTGAGTAACCAGCTATTTGCAACCAGCTATTTGCTAAACtaacaaagtttatttaataattgacAGCTAAACAATTTTAGGTGAaagcaataaacataaaaccaTGTCTAATGGTTTTATGGCTTTAATCCTTTCAACACATAAACTGCTTAATGTCTGCGGACAATAGAAGGTAAATTTGCTTTAATAAAGCTATTAAAATTGTGGCCTAATCAAGAGCTAACAGAATGAAAATTAAGAACAATTTAGAACAATAAGTGCAGCAAAACAATCAAAGATTAATTATAGATCAAAATGAAGAGCTAACAAATTTGCTAAGTAGAGAAACTCACTGTACTGTAATGGCTCATTCAGCTCAAGATAATTGGCAATATTCCTTGTACTCTACGCTTATCAACAGTTGGTTTTGCCATTTGTTTGGATGGAAAATTTATTGAGAGCAAATGCACTATCTAATTAAAACCATATGGTAAGAAAAGTAATTTCCGCTCTGGTTATGTATTAAAGCCAACATTTTGAAGGGAAttcaatgaaataaatatgaaagCGGAGGACCGAATAGGCCAACATAAATAAACGCAAACACACAATCATTTGCAATTTGTTggacaaaattaataaatgccAAAAACGTTATTAATACGATATTGTCATGATGGCCATTTATTGAGCCTTCGCAATTTATTTCACTTCACCAGCTAAGGCAAACATTTCGAAAAATACACGGCTGATATCCATGGAAAAACACTGCATTCACATCCCCGTTCGATTATGTTTCGTTGCAGGGCGATGCTTTCCCTGGTGACAACCATATTGTGTGTGGTCTGCTATTGTTGCCATCGGAATATCAAAAAGCGGACTGAGGCCGCCTACAGGCAGCACCAGCATCAGTGGCTCGAAGGCGATCCCAACATGGAAATATACAGCGTGGAACAGGTgagttgtagttgttgttgttgctcccTGTATCAGTGGCTTTGTACCTCGGGGTCCAGAAGCTTTGTTATCTGACAGCCATATTAGCAAACGGATGTCAACGgcattcaaaatataatagttATTGAAATCGACATATCCGCCAGCGAAGAGGTAGAATCCATTTCATTAATTAGCAACATAAAGAGATATCAATAATTGTACTCTTTTTACTGTGTACATGGCTTTCTTAGTGGTGGATtagtaaacaaaaagtttattaagGTTACATACGTTCTTGGTATGctgcacaattttttttgtaatcttAACAAGTCCTTATAgtcttaataaattataattataaatggCCAATAGAATATATAGTCTGTGTGATAAATATTCAATAGAAtccagagaaaaaaaaattataaagccAATTATAAATTATGGCATTCCAAACAGTTATGAAATCGACATAACCGCTAGCAAACAGGAAAATTCCCTTTCTGACATTTGTAACTTAACTCTTTCAATTCTGCACAtggcttatttaattttccaattatataaaaattctaAATTGGCAATAGAAGACAAAGTGTGATAGACGATAGACTGTTATTCCTTAAATATTCAGGAGAAcaaacttattattattattttgcttattcttaagaaagaaattttaaaataatatatatataagtataacAGATCGCAAAGCATTTATCTAAATTTCAATCGATTAAAAGCTAAACATAAATAAGCGGCTAGTTTAAAACGCTGTACGAAAATGAGGTATGACCTCAAACAATTCAATTCCGAATTAAGGggtaaataacaataatggCAACcagaaaagtaataatataGTGTACCCTACTTTAACGTAGCAACCAATTGGGTCCTAAAACCACCCACAAATCAGCCATAATTGtcttttttcaagtttaagTCAACATTTCATGAGGACAGTTTAAAAGTAAGTCAGAAACCGAAAGTGAGGAAGGCGAAAAGCAGGGCGGTAATGGATATTTATGTGGCGCATTTAACAGGTGCGACAACGACAAGCAACTGAGTTGACCAAAGGGGCCCGACAATTGTGGTTTGCTTATGGCCACTGCAAGTGCCACACAAGCCGCACTCACTTGGCCATGGGCTTTATTAAGTTACAAACCGCCGGCAGCCCACAAAAACCTCCCGATTCCATCTACTaacacccaccacccaccacccaccacacaccacccaccacccaccacccccaAAGGCCATCACTCCGCTCATTGTTGTTTGTTGGCCCGATGGGAAACGAGGGAAAAAACGCCGGCAAAAGGCTCCGCGTAAATCAACGTTAGCCTGTCCAGGCACAAATGTCAACTGCGGACAGAACGAGTCGGATTTCTAGGAGGTCGAAATGGGTGGGTTGCAGATTGCGCGGCAgagacaaataaatttatgatgtgtgcaatttaaacttcTTTATTTGATCGCGTAAATTGTGCTTGTCCACCTCGTCTCCATTAAGATGGTAAATTACAAACGGCCAAATGGAGATCGGTAATTACTCACGACCTGGGGGAACCTAAATAGTCAAAGAGCTTTGTTTTAAGGAAATGTAGGATCTCTGTGAAGCAAAAGtttaagtataaattttaatttactaagttaatatagttttatataatttatgggTGCTTTATccacaatgttttttttttcatctccaatccaaattaaattttttttgcataggTATAGCATTCGCTATATGTGtgcttgttttttaaaatgtgttgGTAAATGCACTGCCATAAGGCAAtactttttaacaaataaataaaataatttaaatatttatatataaaattcaattcaagtTTATTGTCATGTTTGTAAAATTCTGCTTTAATATTAGTAGCAAATAGTACTAATAGtaaattaataatcaaacaagTCAGTATTGAGCACCCCTGATCCTTTGCCTATTTTGTCATTCTTCtaaacaattgaaattcttCATGTACTTTTCAGTGCTACGAGACATCTGGCCTGTTTCTGGGGGACTCCACAGATGGGCTGTCCGCCGTGCCCGCCCTGCACCACGAACCACCGCCCTCGTACGACGCGGTGGTGCTGCACGAGCAGCAACTCCACCAGCAAcagctggagcagcagcagcagcagcaattgcagctgcaactgcaacagcagcagcagcagctactgATGCAGCGCGTCTCACCGCCGCCGGGATACCGATCCTCGCTGGACATCAGCGGAGGGCAGGGACAGAGAACGACTAGCTTCGGTCGCGGCACACCCGATGGCAGTGGGGATGTGGCCGTGGCCAGTGGCAGTGCTGGAACTGGAGGCCTGCTGGTCAACAAGCAGTTGCAGCTGGCCCTGAACGCCCAGTCCTGCTGCTCATTGCAGCGGGCCGAGGTGGAGAGCATGTGGAatgcggcggcggcggcggtggctgCCCGCAGCGGAAATTGCCTGGAAATGGAGACGCTGCAGGTGTGCAAGCCGGCGGCCCAGAATATCAGATTGAACACCTTCGGGCGGCGGTATTTGCAGCAGAGCCACCAGCACAGTGCCAACCACTACCGACGTGGCTGTCCGCTGTGCGGCAAGTTCCGTTACGAAGGCGAGGCGGAAGATGAGCCCCTAACTGCCGCTCTGTCCGTGGAGAGCGGTCTCAATATGAGCGGGCGCAGAGAGGAGCCGGCCCTGTGTCCCTGTCCCAGCGACATCGATAATGGCAACCACATTTCTGGCGATGCCCAGCAGGAGGACGAGGCCAACGGGAATGTTCAGGAATGTTCCACTAGGGATGACTCCATACCGTCTATACCCACAAACGCTGTCAATGATGAAAATGACAACGCAGCAACGTCGGACTCACCAGCAACATCCCAAAATGACAAAGGACCGGAGATGGAGGTGGAACAGGAGCTGGATCAGGCAATGGGCCAACAGGTCGAACAGGATTTGAACAACATTAACGAAAACGGCATCATCAGCCTGGACATGAGTAAAATCATTGACAGATCGGGACTGCCCACATACGAGGGAGCCATCAAACTGGAGTCCAGTGGTTATGTGTGAGCCCCATTAGGAATTTATATTGGTTAATACTCTGTAATTCGAAAACCTTCAACACAAGTGTGCTTAACTATGATTAAGGTACGGTTTAAAGAAcccaaaattttaagtttcgGTTTTAAAGATGACTTAGATCTTACTACAGTTAAACAAGAATAGCACTCTTAAAATGTACTAATAGTATATACCATTAATTTCTATGAGAAGTTTTGAGCTTATGAAGGAATTATCCGCTGTGGTAAGAGAGAAAATGTTAagcaaaaacgaaaacaataatttaaacgTTCAAGTGTTTAGACATAAGCCCATGCATATCCCTGTAAATGTTCGTTTCGAATACTCGtatcaataaaatcaaaagctGTAATTGAAAGCAACAAGCGACTTAATAAGTAACCTCAATTCGCAACCTTTGCCTTATTACAAACGCAGTTTTGAGTTTATAATGCTCGGTCGAAGGCAATCCGattgattttgaattaaatacgGGGCggataaaaaaaaggaaaccagAGCAAAGAATGGCATGCAAACAAATCGTCAAAGACAACGGCCAGATAACAGTCAACACCACCCACTTTTCTCAACCCGCTttagtttttccgtttttctTGTCCACCGCACCTACCTCAGACAGACAACGGGGTTTGAGACTCTGTCCCCTTTCGTCTGGTTGATTTGCATGAGGGGATTAAGGGAAATTCAAGGAGACAAGGGTCACCAGGTCGGCTACGCGATGCTCTTACTTTACTATACCAACTCACTTTAAACAATAAGTAGagtgcaaaatatttatactcttaagataaattattaattttaggtctaataaaatatacagCTAGCAATctgaataacaaaaaaaaaaaatcatgaaaTACATATAAGCATACGCACTCTACGCTCACTTAGCataactttaaaacatctCCAAATTGTACGAACTCCACCTAATTTAGCACAAATTCATATACCCAGTTCTTGAAATTTAAGTATTGCAAAGGTATTAGCTAACACAAATCGTTAGCAATTGTCGTTTGGACAAGCGATGACAAAACGAAGGGGGTCAGCCCCTAGAACTCTTGTTTCTCTGAACTACCTTTCTTTTGCCCTCGTGCCACATTGAAATGGTAACAAGAAACTTGTTAGTGGCTCTCTTCATTGTGAACAATTTCATTTGTCGACCAGGTGCAGAGGTAACCAGTAAGCCGCCAGCTTGTGGCGTTTATGCAACCTTGAAATGCTTAAGTGGGTGGGAAACGAGGATCGTAATTATTATGCATGCATCGACTGAAAGGCCTGGGTTACACTTGAGATCACATTAAAGCCAA contains:
- the LOC128254432 gene encoding neurogenic protein mastermind, producing MSLKRYATLLAFGQNQNPSQNHTTTSSLVVATTEGIPSSSSYGSFNSEELVSQSQEHMSSSSSISTHTTYYTGGLGQYHQQRGGSGSVISGVGGGGGPGGPQTYANVVNGNVNLLLGGAMLSLVTTILCVVCYCCHRNIKKRTEAAYRQHQHQWLEGDPNMEIYSVEQCYETSGLFLGDSTDGLSAVPALHHEPPPSYDAVVLHEQQLHQQQLEQQQQQQLQLQLQQQQQQLLMQRVSPPPGYRSSLDISGGQGQRTTSFGRGTPDGSGDVAVASGSAGTGGLLVNKQLQLALNAQSCCSLQRAEVESMWNAAAAAVAARSGNCLEMETLQVCKPAAQNIRLNTFGRRYLQQSHQHSANHYRRGCPLCGKFRYEGEAEDEPLTAALSVESGLNMSGRREEPALCPCPSDIDNGNHISGDAQQEDEANGNVQECSTRDDSIPSIPTNAVNDENDNAATSDSPATSQNDKGPEMEVEQELDQAMGQQVEQDLNNINENGIISLDMSKIIDRSGLPTYEGAIKLESSGYV